In Vanrija pseudolonga chromosome 4, complete sequence, a single window of DNA contains:
- the sap145 gene encoding Pre-mRNA-splicing factor: MPARTATAAAGANGAAQQANGHAGKSKLSRSALKRQKAKQKAKAGADSASVTASESEAESDAESVVSTMTVESFLHVATPDPSDANFSQFANVFKHFNEVGEDGLIKVDDGPAKGQVYYSDDDEDDEETIEARKQRALAEEGLTRRERRRAAKLTVSELKQLVDRPEVVEWFDCDARDPRLLVTLKSYRNSVPVPAHWNAKRDYLAGKRGMEKPPYLLPPWIADTGIGEQRDAVKSKEAHQSLAQKTRERIQPKMGKIDIDYQKLHDAFFKFQEKPRMSKFGEAYYEGKELETDLRTKKPGELSEELIEALSIPPLAPPPWLIAMQRFGPPPSYPNLRIRGLNAPIPAGAQWGFHPGGWGKPPMDEFNRPLYGDVFGVVQGAEIANQNHIDRTRWGEIEIMEAEESEEEEEEEEEEEEEEEDEEPVRQRDVPADGLETPSGLATPSGYNSVTSTVPGGLETPDFIELRKRTQREDTDDRPSGPRELYTVIPERETAVRGFMGSSTGYDLSGAGPVLGADDRGTKRKAGDVEISLDGDEDLSQAELKARYKAASAEQNRVHVPGAHVDRSGFDDVISSESKKRTKKDDRKGKEKAEKFKF, from the exons ATGCCGGCTCgaacagcaacagcagccgcAGGAGCAAACGGGGCTGCACAGCAGGCCAACGGCCATGCTGGCAAATCAAAACTCTCCCGCAGCGCGCTCAAGCGCCAGAAGGCGAAACAGAAGGCAAAGGCTGGAGCCGACTCTGCAAGCGTCACGGCCTCGGAGAGCGAAGCAGAGAGCGATGCCGAG TCCGTCGTGTCGACGATGACGGTCGAGTCGTTCCTCCACGTCGCGACGCCGGATCCCTCAGACGCCAACTTTTCCCAGTTTGCGAATGTGTTCAAGCACTTcaacgaggtcggcgaggatggcttgatcaaggtcgacgacggccccgCCAAGGGCCAGGTCTActactcggacgacgacgaggacgacgaggagacgatcGAGGCGCGGAAACAAcgggcgctcgccgaggagggcttGACGCGTCGCGAGCGGAGGAGGGCTGCCAAGTTGACAGTCTCGGAGCTCAAGCAGCTTGTGGACCGACCAGAGGTTGTTGAGTGGTTCGACTGTGATGCGCGTGATCCCCGCTTGCTCGTGACCCTCAAATCGTATCGCAA CTCCGTCCCGGTCCCTGCCCACTGGAACGCGAAGCGCGACTACCTTGCTGGAAAGCGTGGTATGGAGAAGCCCCCGTACCTTCTGCCTC CGTGGATCGCGGACACTGGTATTGgagagcagcgcgacgctgTCAAGTCGAAGGAGGCACACCAGAGCTTGGCACAGAAGACTCGCGAGCGTATCCAGCCCAAGATGGGAAAGATCGATATCGACTACCAGAAGCTCCACGACGCCTTCTTCAAGTTCCAGGAGAAGCCACGGATGAGCAAGTTTGGCGAGGCGTActacgagggcaaggagctgGAGACGGACCTGAGGACAAAGAAGCCTGGAGAGCTTTCAGAGGAGCTGATTGAGGCCCTGTCCATCCCTCCTCTCGCCCCTCCACCATGGCTTATCGCCATGCAGCGATtcggcccgccgcccagctaCCCGAATCTGCGCATTCGCGGATTGAACGCGCCCATCCCGGCCGGCGCTCAGTGGGGCTTCCACCCAGGCGGTTGGGGCAAGCCGCCCATGGACGAGTTCAACCGACCACTGTACGGCGACGTCTTTGGTGTTGTTCAGGGTGCCGAGATTGCCAACCAGAACCACATCGACCGCACCCGCTGGGGAGAGATCGAGATCATGGAGGCAGAGGAGtcggaagaggaggaagaggaggaagaggaggaagaagaggaagaggaggacgaggagcccgtgcgccagcgcgacgtTCCTGCTGACGGACTGGAGACGCCCTCGGGACTGGCCACGCCAAGCGGCTACAACTCGGTCACCTCGACAGTACCCGGTGGGCTGGAGACGCCCGACTTTATCGAGCTGCGCAAGCGCACGCAGCGcgaggacacggacgacAGGCCCTCGGGCCCGCGCGAGCTCTACACCGTTATCCCGGAGCGCGAGACTGCGGTCAGGGGATTCATGGGTTCGTCTACGGGATACGACCTGTCTGGTGCGGGGCCCGtgcttggcgccgacgaccgcggcaccaagcgcaaggcgggcgacgtcgagatctcgctcgatggcgacgaggacctctcgcaggccgagctcaaggctcGGTACAAGGCTGCGAGCGCCGAGCAGAACCGGGTCCATGTGCCCGGTGCACATGTTGACCGGTCTGGCTTTGACGACGTCATTTCGAGCGAGAGCAAGAAGCGAACCAAGAAGGACGaccgcaagggcaaggagaaggcggaGAAGTTCAAGTTTTAG
- the SART1 gene encoding U4/U6U5 tri-snRNP-associated protein 1 gives MSVNQETLTLEETNKVRISLGLKPIGADDDAAGGEVEPTQDEIAEANFAQRRADERAAKKEKETREQIERLKNQRALNKKLQGSTLGDTSKDDKLSASSWIKAQKKRASRHEKDQAARRLREMEEADRVAYDEDDLVGIKVAHDADAFEEGQDVILTLKDSRILEGDEDELQNVNIADLEADAAVKERKRKAAQAYTGYDDEEFEEGRIGQKADVLSKYDEDYSSSGKMKSEGFRLGAPVEKKAKKEETEDIEMFGAAPQSKVKLDLNFARDFDVSDYMKEGDKGFKVKKRRVKKSSSRRAEADDGDEMDVDFVPTFTKRAVGDGPDNLVDDDDLQAALARSRREAAKKKPKVKAEDLAARIAEQKKEDAAAEAAQANGNDGDDDGRITFDDTSEFVRSVTAKSLAAPVKQERTRTSSPAGPSAAAEQPVVVKIERVEDGDEPMSDDDDEDEDDALAEIAAREGLSLEEYRLRIDAQMRELDEVKAENAAEEEPEAPVGNGVANILTMLRNQGSLAKKSEQDEARERQQKQHDLWLADHRRRQAQKEMERIAARGGNRDQAQREYDNRMREQQEARTALDAFKNYKPDIKIAYHDEFGREMSAKEAWKSLSHKFHGKTSGRMKTEKRLRKMEEERKAQSMSASDTPLGMTNAFSRRQQKTGEAHMVLSVGNKQSVQMDAKAKRR, from the exons ATGTCGGTCAACCAGGAaaccctcaccctcgaggaGACCAACAAGGTCCGCAtcagcctcggcctcaagcccatcggcgccgatgacgatgccgccggcggcgaggtcgagccgaCGCAGGACGAGATTGCCGAGGCCAACTTTGCCCAACGGCGCGCGGACGAGCGGGCGGCaaagaaggagaaggagacgAGGGAGCAGATTGAACG CCTCAAGAACCAGCGCGCATTGAACAAAAAGCTCCAGGGGTCCACCCTCGGCGACACGTCCAAAGACGACAAGCTCTCAGCGTCCAGCTGGATCAAGGCGCAGAAGAAGCGCGCGTCCCGGCATGAAAAGGaccaggcggcgaggcgtctgcgcgagatggaggaggccGACCGGGTGgcgtacgacgaggacgacctcgtgGGCATCAAGGttgcgcacgacgccgacgcgttcgaggagGGCCAGGACGTCATCCTCACGCTCAAGGACAGCCGGatcctcgagggcgacgaggacgagctgcagAACGTCAACattgccgacctcgaggccgacgccgccgtcaaggagcgcaagcgcaaggcggcgcaggcgtaCACCGgctacgacgacgaagagttTGAGGAGGGAAGAATAGGACAGAAGGCCGACGTGCTGTCAAAGTACGACGAGGACTACTCTTCAAGTGGCAAGATGAAGTCGGAGGGGtttcgcctcggcgcgccagtcgagaagaaggccaagaaggaggagacCGAGGACATCGAGAtgttcggcgcggcgccccaGTCCAAGGTCAAGCTCGACCTCAACTTTGCTC GCGACTTTGACGTCTCAGATTACATGAAGGAGGGCGACAAGGGCTTCAAGGTGAAGAAGAGGCGGGTGaagaagtcgtcgtcgaggcgggccgaggcggacgacggggACGAGATGGACGTCGACTTTGTGCCAACATTCACAAAGCGCGCTGTTGGCGACGGGCCCGACAacctggtcgacgacgacgacctccagGCCGCGTTGGCGAGGTCACGACGTGAagcggccaagaagaagccaaaagtcaaggccgaggacctgGCAGCGCGCATTGCTGAGCAGAAGAAAGAGGACGCGGCAGCCGAGGCCGCGCAGgccaacggcaacgacggtgacgacgacggacggaTCACCTTCGACGACACGTCCGAGTTTGTGCGCAGCGTGACCGCCAAGTCGCTCGCCGCACCCGTCAAGCAAGAGCGAACACGGACGTCATCCCCTGCTGGCCCGTCGGCAGCTGCCGAGCAgcctgtcgtcgtcaagatcgagcgcgtcgaggatggcgacgagccaatgtcggacgacgacgacgaggatgaggacgacgcgctcgctgagattgccgcgcgcgagggcctCTCGCTCGAGGAGTACCGTCTGCGCATCGACGCGCAgatgcgcgagctcgacgaggtcaaggcggAGAatgcggccgaggaggagcccgaggcgccggTCGGCAACGGCGTCGCGAACATCCTGACCATGCTGCGCAACCAGGGCTCGCTGGCCAAGAAGAGCGAgcaggacgaggcgcgcgagcgccagcaaAAGCAGCACGACCTCTGGCTGGCCGaccaccggcggcggcaggcgcagAAGGAGATGGAGCGCatcgctgcgcgcggcgggaaCCGCGAccaggcgcagcgcgagtACGACAACCGGatgcgcgagcagcaggaggcgcggacggcgctcgacgcgttcaaAAACTACAAGCCCGACATCAAGATTGCGTACCACGACGAGTTTGGCCGCGAAATGAGCGCAAAGGAGGCATGGAAGAGCCTCTCGCACAAGTTCCACGGCAAGACTTCGGGCCGCATGAAGACGGAGAAGCGACTGCGcaagatggaggaggagcgcaaggcgcagagcatgtcggcgagcgacacgCCACTCGGCATGACCAATGCGTTTTCTCGTCGTCAGCAGAAGACGGGCGAGGCACACATGGTCCTCTCGGTGGGCAACAAGCAGTCGGTGCAGATGGACGCCAAGGCAAAGCGCCGCTAG
- the SPT4 gene encoding Transcription elongation factor SPT4 — MPPKVSARQPALRACLVCSVLQPLKDFIDSGCPNCENIVQMQGSHERVSECTSTIYDGMIAMLEPEESWVARWQRIDKKKRGLYAVRVTGRPPQDVIDAIEAQGGVYRSRDAVEEL; from the exons ATGCCCCCAAAAGTCTcggcccgccagccagccctgCGCGCCTGCCTCGTCTGCTCGGTCCTCCAGCCCCTCAAGGACTTTATCGACTCGGGCTGCCCGAACTGCGAGAACATTGTGCAG atGCAAGGCAGCCACGAGCGCGTGTCAGAGTGCACGAGCACAATCTACGACGGCATGATCGCCATGTTGGAGCCCGAGGAGAGCTGGGTCGCGCGCTGGCAGCGGATAG ACAAGAAGAAGCGTGGCCTGTACGCTGTGCGCGTCACTGGTCGCCCACCACAGGACGTGATCGACGCGATCGAGGCCCAGGGCGGTGTCTACCGTTCTCgtgacgcggtcgaggagctctaa
- the Chn1 gene encoding N-chimaerin — MTAVDTPLAVLSTDHSHPSSLRHSVTNGDMPTPVRENSDTLSTMSSMDNLEARCGGCRKVIDQDNGGIVVAFGTSLWHVDCFRCAKCKDKVSADTNLLLLSDGSPVCGNCSYQCFVCKKAITEEAIMTGDESYHAHCFTCRTCKRRIEELVFAKTTQGIYCMNCHNERVARSRRHAEAKRQRAKEKEREEAAKGLSGSSSLPLLSAVAAASPGPDTPTAASPTVTPGSSIRTERDKVTAGASTPNSNERTPTQERIREGSVDRSLGATSPVPRAVSPGSRKGSAPSSPSLDAPPMLRGLSADKEHILRSATSSPTPPSHAAPLSSPGATSPSRTTAPLRSPSTGIGLGLGPTPGLNIPTSKADKRRSINPGMMFNMDSQNATFAAEPRAPSPLRSSFSERQHSNAASAAASAGPSTPALERGASPSLPSPKVTVAPALRAASPAISPDKALPSLADAREETRGDHKATDNKKADATHLKDSRANNDQHQPRIDAPSLPTMSFSLSDPDFAVLLSETEANGKTPEKASPPKHASKSQATPPREDSSTSSSPSIPTISDPEETPVVIKRQSMTRSPQMNLLSSAANGDASTSALGARGLLSPHDQPIGTRRRRLSMESTMSFRMEPDSAISTLKELIDNAKPGDDNHISVDLSLLADVVREHEAMRDAAGTLKQKYTGAKRSSQQYSEGLTIAGEEYDKEAAMRRDLEAEVTRLRAQVHGQSARLSLISSDERRQEALRRRSQDLASSLTGLERDISRLRAQRDITLAEVEELQAKSNAGADGTVEETTTKLGRSLTRRLDTIKEQYREELGPLSAQREALQREINDLRETREQFLEESASLAAENEELAELNAQLTRQGDDRPDPAVRQRTPSSFGTIKPLRTHPSGSPSLSSLSTSVTLQDVPEETARVIKVPKPEPIEAAPARRFKWYKSSKGPDGATGATPKGGDKDKKFRPSTEMGIRDHQFQQHTAMRLGRCELCQEKMWGLQEVKCMACGTVCHSKCAEKLPRSCPGPRNGKTIEDEGPPPPSMFGRDLSIQAESDKHSIPVIVTKCIGAVEANGMEYEGIYRKTGGSSQSKQITSLFERGNYESFDLTNVDHFNDISSITSVLKTYFRQLPDPLLTHSLHESFVAAANIRDQNNKSSALRALLKELPQAHYATLKFLMLHLHRVAAQSQVNLMTSQNLGVVFGPTLLRSSDPNREFGDMAGKALSVQWMVDNAPTVFVDRE, encoded by the exons ATGACGGCTGTCGATACCCCGCTAGCCGTTCTCTCCACAGACCATTCGCACCCCTCATCACTTCGCCACTCTGTCACGAACGGCGACATGCCGACACCAGTGCGCGAGAACAGCGACACCCTGTCGACCATGTCATCAATGGACAACCTCGAAGCGCGCTGTGGGGGCTGTCGCAAGGTCATTGACCAGGACAAtggcggcatcgtcgtcgcgtttGG CACGTCGCTGTGGCACGTCGACTGCTTTCGCTGCGCAAAGTGCAAGGACAAGGTGTCAGCAGACACAAATCTCCTCCTGTTATCCGATGGGAGCCCAGTATGTGGGAACTGCTCCTACCAG TGCTTTGTCTGCAAGAAGGCCATCACAGAAGAGGCCATCATGACCGGAGATGAGTCATATCACGCTCACTGCTTCACCTGCCGGACGTGCAAGCGCCGCATCGAAGAGCTCGTCTTTGCAAAGACAACACAAGGCATCTACTGCATG AATTGTCACAACGAACGCGTAGCAAGAAGTCGCAGACATGCCGAAGCAAAGCGACAGCGAGCAAAGGAaaaggagcgcgaggaggccgcaAAGGGCCTGTCGGGCAGCTCTTCTCTTCCCTTGCTGTCCGCCGTTGCCGCAGCCAGTCCTGGTCCGGATACACCTACAGCCGCCTCACCGACAGTGACGCCGGGCTCATCCATCAGAACCGAGCGCGACAAGGTGACGGCTGGGGCCTCGACGCCCAATTCAAACGAGCGCACCCCCACCCAAGAACGCATCCGCGAGGGCAGCGTGGATCGCAGTCTGGGTGCCACCAGCCCCGTTCCTCGCGCCGTCTCACCAGGAAGCAGAAAGGGAAGCGCTCCTTCGTCCCCGTCATTGGATGCCCCTCCGATGCTGCGCGGCCTGTCCGCCGACAAGGAGCACATTCTGCGATCGGCCACTAGCagccccacgccgcccagtcACGCCGCCCCATTGAGCTCTCCCGGTGCCACCTCACCATCCAGAACAACTGCCCCACTGCGTTCCCCGAGCACGGGCATTGGCCTGGGACTGGGGCCCACTCCAGGCCTCAATATCCCTACCAGCAAGGCCGACAAGCGGAGGTCCATTAACCCCGGCATGATGTTCAACATGGATTCGCAAAACGCCACGTTTGCTGCTGAGCCTCGAGCTCCATCGCCACTGCGGTCGTCGTTCAGCGAACGCCAGCATAGCAACGCCGCGTCTGCAGCCGCGTCTGCGGGCCCATCCACGCCTGCATTGGAACGAGGAGCATCGCCATCGTTACCCTCCCCCAAGGTCACAGTTGCCCCAGCCCTGCGCGCTGCATCGCCTGCTATCTCGCCGGACAAGGCGCTCCCCAGCCTTGCGGATGCACGGGAGGAGACGCGAGGAGACCACAAGGCAACCGACAACAAGAAGGCAGACGCCACACATCTCAAGGACTCTCGTGCCAATAATGATCAGCACCAGCCCCGGATCGACGCGCCCAGTCTGCCCACAATGTCGTTCTCCCTGTCTGATCCAGACTTTGCAGTTTTACTCAGCGAGACCGAGGCCAACGGCAAGACGCCCGAGAAAGCCTCGCCACCCAAGCACGCTTCAAAGAGTCAGGCAACCCCGCCTCGCGAGGACAGCTCGACTTCGTCTTCACCCAGTATCCCTACCATCTCGGATCCAGAGGAGACACCAGTGGTTATCAAGCGGCAGTCAATGACTCGCAGCCCTCAGATGAACCTGctctcctccgccgccaaTGGCGACgccagcacgtcggcgctcgGTGCCAGAGGATTGCTCTCCCCTCACGACCAGCCCATTGgaacgaggaggcggcgcctGTCAATGGAGTCGACCATGTCGTTCCGTATGGAGCCGGACTCTGCGATCTCGACCTTGAAGGAGTTGATCGACAACGCCAAGCCAGGGGACGACAACCACATCTCCGTCGACCTTTCCTTGTTAGCGGACGTtgtgcgcgagcacgaggccaTGAGGGACGCAGCTGGCACTCTCAAGCAGAAGTATACTGGAGCCAAG CGCTCAAGCCAGCAGTACAGCGAAGGTCTCACCATCGCTGGCGAGGAATACGACAAGGAAGCCGCGATGCGCCGCGATCTTGAGGCAGAAGTCACACGTCTCCGCGCTCAGGTCCACGGCCAAAGTGCCCGCTTGTCTCTCATTTCGAGTGACGAACGGAGGCAAGAGGCCCTGCGGAGAAGGTCTCAGGATCTTGCCAGCAGCCTCACTGGTCTGGAGAGAGATATTTCCAGACTCCGGGCGCAGCGCGATATCACACTGGCTGAAGTGGAAGAGCTCCAAGCCAAATCGAatgctggcgccgacgggaCGGTCGAggagacgacgaccaagCTCGGGCGCTCGCTCACCCGTCGCTTGGATACGATCAAGGAGCAGTaccgcgaggagctcgggcCTCTTTCTGCTCAACGAGAGGCTCTGCAGCGCGAGATCAACGACCTGCGCGAAACCCGCGAGCAGTTCCTTGAggagtcggcgtcgctggcggccgAGAACGAGGAACTGGCAGAGCTCAACGCCCAGTTGACTCGCCAGGGTGATGACAGGCCTGACCCGGCCGTTCGTCAACGCACCCCATCGAGCTTTGGTACGATCAAGCCTCTTCGCACCCACCCATCCGGAAGCCCGTCCCTTTCATCACTGTCGACATCCGTCACGTTGCAGGATGTGCCAGAGGAGACTGCAAGGGTCATCAAGGTTCCCAAACCTGAGCCCATTGAAGcagcgccggctcgtcgctTCAAGTGGTACAAGTCTTCAAAGGGACCCGATGGCGCGACTGGCGCAACACCAAAGGGCGGtgacaaggacaagaagtTCCGTCCATCAACCGAGATGGGTATTCGCGACCACCAGTTCCAGCAGCACACTGCAATGCGTCTTGGCCGGTGCGAGCTGTGCCAGGAAAAGATGTGGGGTCTGCAAGAAGTCAAGTGCATGGCGTGCGGCACCGTGTGTCACAGCAAGTGTGCCGAGAAGCTGCCACGATCGTGCCCTGGACCACGAAACGGCAAGACGATCGAAGACGAGGGGCCACCCCCTCCATCCATGTTTGGTCGCGACCTGTCGATCCAGGCCGAGTCGGACAAGCACTCGATCCCCGTCATCGTTACCAAGTGTATCggggccgtcgaggccaacgGCATGGAGTACGAGGGCATCTACCGAAAGACGGGTGGCTCGTCGCAGTCCAAGCAGATCACAAGCCTGTTCGAGCGCGGCAACTACGAGTCGTTTGACCTCACCAACGTAGACCACTTCAACGACATTAGCTCGATTACCTCTGTGCTCAAGACATATTTCCGCCAGCTGCCCGACCCGCTCTTAACCCACAGTCTCCACGAGAGCTTTGTTGCGGCCGCAA ACATTCGTGACCAGAACAACAAGTCGTCGGCCCTGCGCGCGCTTCTCAAGGAGTTGCCGCAGGCGCACTACGCCACGCTCAAGTTCCTGATGCTCCACCTTCACCGTGTTGCAGCTCAGAGCCAGGTCAACCTCATGACCAGCCAGAACCTGGGTGTCGTCTTTGGCCCGACGCTGCTGCGGTCCTCTGACCCCAACCGCGAGTTTGGCGACATGGCCGGCAAGGCGCTCAGTGTGCAGTGGATGGTGGACAATGCCCCCACCGTCTTTGTCGACCGCGAATAA
- the mex67 gene encoding mRNA export factor mex67 gives MAQQGSSSGIAVRGASTRALSSALRGAGMSSDAGQGMDVDGGIGRTRGGRHRRSEARSAGNPLDQSGRHRPGKDTPYSKPDGKGSLSSRIGAVAGSSSSGGQAPARGAKGKRNINPRRNPEGTPDVLRDTNPKRAQVQSQQHSKLNEVLRGDEIKEWLKSRVIAPGVLDMSNLPGDAWLQEKGILPPGHKDAPVNVGHVFWKLISSTLETPGNPITTLSLAKNEFNTLHQLAKLPLCLPHIRALDLSDNPIAKSDELKHLQSAGEQKGKASTGAGSLKSLTELKLNGARFREETLLRPNGADIYQHDVLRRFPGLLILDGVQLNRIVFPLERKPVVKRTEEERKPLAAVPFSFPFDVVNTFKETDSVESTVMSFCQIFFTLFDNNRTELVDIYHPEATLSIAANTLPSRSAQAADVSKTRSSRPAPVSFEQWVNLPGRNFFRTCTTIEQRTNTLKSPMDREALLTWWKKVPRTRHPITDASKWSFDSWYFDDNNDRISAVIQGEFEELPSGTYRSFTRTFILGAPPAGSAAAAKQYPCIVLSDQMVVHSYLGTGSFDSKSSLVQPDIAIVPPNGAVLDEAGQKALLIKQVRARTGMNDAYSEMCLAQNDWDVERAVANFQEIRGSIPADAFV, from the exons ATGGCACAGCAGGGCTCAAGCTCGGGCATTGCAGTCCGCGGCGCATCCACTCGCGCGCTCTCTTCGGCACTCCGCGGCGCTGGCATGAGCTCCGACGCTGGACAGGGCATGGACGTCGACGGAGGCATTGGCAGAACGCGCGGTGGCCGTCACCGCCGTTCAGAGGCGCGGTCGGCTGGTAACCCACTCGATCAG TCTGGACGCCACCGACCAGGAAAAGACACTCCTTACAGCAAGCCCGATGGCAAGGGATCGCTCTCCAGCcgcatcggcgccgtcgctggcTCCAGCAGCTCCGGCGGCCAAGCGCCTGCCCGCGGCGCCAAAGGCAAGCGCAACATCAACCCGCGCCGCAACCCCGAGGGAACGCCAGACGTTCTCCGTGACACCAACCCCAAGCGCGCTCAGGTTCAGTCTCAACAGCACAGCAAGCTCAACGAAGTGCTGAGGGGCGATGAAATCAAGGAATGGCTCAAGAGCCGCGTTATCGCGCCCGGTGTCCTCGACATGTCG AACCTCCCGGGCGATGCCTGGCTGCAGGAGAAAGGTATTCTCCCTCCCGGCCACAAGGACGCCCCCGTCAACGTCGGCCACGTCTTTTGGAAGCTCATCTCGTCCACTCTGGAAACC CCCGGCAACCCCATCACCACCCTGTCATTGGCCAAGAACGAGTTCAACACGCTTCACCAACTGGCCAAGCTTCCACTTTGCTTGCCCCACATCCGCGCCCTTGATCTCAGCGACAACCCCATCGCTAAGAGCGACGAACTCAAGCACCTTCAGTCTGCTGGCGAACAAAAGGGCAAGGCCAGCACTGGCGCTGGCAGTCTCAAGAGCCTCaccgagctcaagctcaatGGTGCCAGGTTCCGAGAGGAGACTCTGCTGCGCcccaacggcgccgacatcTACCAACA CGACGTCCTCCGCCGCTTCCCTGGACTTTTGATCTTGGACGGCGTGCAGCTCAACCGTATCGTTTTCCCCCTCGAGCGCAAGCCAGTTGTGAAGCGCactgaggaggagcgcaagcCACTGGCGGCTGTCCCGTTCAGCTTCCCCTTCGACGTCGTCAACACATTCAAAGAGACGGATTCTGTCGAGTCGACGGTCATGTCATTCTGCCAGAT CTTCTTTACGCTCTTTGACAACAACCGTACCGAATTGGTGGACATTTACCACCCCGAAGCCACACTCTCGATCGCGGCCAACACCCTTCCGAGTCGTTCCGCCCAGGCTGCCGACGTTAGCAAGACGAGGTCTTCGCGCCCAGCCCCCGTGTCCTTTGAGCAATGGGTCAACCTGCCTGGTCGCAACTTCTTCCGCACGTGCACGACCATTGAGCAGCGCACCAACACCCTCAAGTCTCCTATGGACCGCGAGGCGCTACTCACGTGGTGGAAGAAGGTTCCCCGAACGAGGCACCCCATCACCGACGCGTCAAAGTGGAGCTTTGACTCCTGGTACTttgacgacaacaacgaccgCATCTCGGCTGTGATCCAGGGCGAGTTTGAAGAGCTGCCCTCTGGCACGTACCGATCGTTCACTCGTACTTTCATTCTTGGCGCGCCTCCCGCTGGCTCGGC CGCGGCTGCCAAACAGTACCCTTGCATTGTCCTCTCGGACCAGATGGTCGTCCACTCGTACTTGGGCACTGGGTCGTTCGATTCGAAGAGCTCGCTCGTGCAGCCCGACATTGCCATTGTTCCTCCGAACGGAGCCGTTCTCGACGAAGCCGGTCAGAAGGCGCTGCTCATCAAGCAGGTTCGAGCGCGCACGGGCATGAACGACGCCTATTCTGAGATGTGTCTAGCCCAAAACGACTGGGACGTTGAGCGCGCAGTCGCCAACTTCCAAGAGATCCGTGGCAGCATTCCTGCCGACGCATTTGTGTAG